From a single Natronorubrum tibetense GA33 genomic region:
- the thrC gene encoding threonine synthase: MSLSLSADQPAVPDDADDGVWLECIECGETFAPFDDIRYTCDECDGLLEVRYAELPTFDDFEGHGVWRYADALPFDSGVTIQEGATPLYEVPSLEDDIGVEALRIKHEGMNPTGSFKDRGMTVGVRVATELGVDRLACASTGNTSAALAAYGSRGGIETLVLLPAGKVAAGKIAQASLHGARILEVDGNFDACLDIVQELAGQGEAYLLNSLNPFRLEGQKTIGLEILEGFLADYDTVPDRIVLPVGNAGNTSALYKAFRELVQAGELAEGDVPKLTGVQAEGAAPMVEAIENGADEVMRWEEVETRATAIRIGNPVNAPKALPGIRETGGTAVAVSDEEITEAQRDVAGEGIGVEPASAASIAGLRKLRREGIVGDDERVACLTTGHLLKDPDAAAAAGADPESVPNDLDGVLEHLSE, from the coding sequence ATGAGTCTCAGTCTCTCCGCGGATCAGCCTGCAGTACCCGACGACGCCGACGACGGCGTCTGGCTCGAGTGCATCGAGTGCGGTGAAACGTTCGCTCCGTTCGACGACATCCGCTACACCTGCGACGAGTGTGACGGCCTGCTCGAGGTTCGCTACGCCGAGTTGCCGACGTTCGACGACTTCGAAGGCCACGGTGTCTGGCGCTACGCCGATGCCCTGCCGTTCGACTCCGGAGTCACGATTCAGGAGGGCGCAACGCCGCTGTACGAGGTGCCCAGCCTCGAGGACGATATCGGCGTCGAGGCGCTGCGGATCAAACACGAGGGGATGAACCCGACCGGCTCGTTCAAGGATCGCGGGATGACCGTCGGCGTCAGAGTCGCCACGGAACTCGGCGTCGACCGACTGGCGTGTGCCTCGACGGGGAACACGAGTGCAGCCCTCGCGGCCTACGGCTCCCGTGGCGGGATCGAGACGCTCGTGCTCCTCCCCGCAGGGAAGGTCGCGGCGGGCAAGATCGCACAGGCTAGCCTCCACGGCGCCCGCATCCTCGAGGTCGACGGTAACTTCGATGCCTGCCTCGACATCGTCCAGGAACTGGCCGGCCAGGGCGAAGCCTACCTGCTGAACTCGCTGAACCCGTTCCGGCTCGAGGGTCAGAAGACGATCGGGCTCGAGATTCTCGAGGGCTTCCTCGCCGACTACGACACGGTTCCGGACCGAATCGTGCTGCCGGTCGGCAACGCTGGAAACACCTCGGCGCTGTACAAGGCCTTCCGCGAACTCGTCCAGGCGGGCGAACTCGCGGAGGGCGACGTGCCCAAACTGACGGGCGTCCAGGCCGAGGGCGCGGCTCCGATGGTCGAAGCGATCGAAAACGGCGCGGACGAAGTGATGCGCTGGGAGGAAGTCGAGACGCGCGCGACGGCGATCCGGATCGGGAACCCGGTCAACGCACCCAAAGCGTTGCCCGGAATCCGCGAGACCGGCGGGACCGCAGTTGCCGTCTCCGACGAGGAGATCACCGAGGCCCAGCGGGATGTCGCCGGCGAAGGGATCGGCGTCGAACCCGCCTCAGCCGCCTCTATTGCAGGTCTGCGCAAGCTCCGACGCGAGGGGATCGTCGGTGACGACGAACGCGTCGCCTGCCTGACGACCGGGCACTTGCTCAAGGACCCCGACGCCGCGGCAGCAGCAGGTGCCGATCCAGAATCGGTGCCGAACGATCTCGACGGCGTGCTCGAGCATCTCAGCGAGTGA
- a CDS encoding transcription initiation factor IIB produces MVDADSAVVCPECGGRVRTRETETICEDCGLVSAEDSIDRGPEWRSFDEEETDRRRTGAPLTRSRHDRGLSTEIGYGSGSNADYRSRLTGRKRRQITRLRREHNRARISSKAKRNQVYGFSEIRRVNVSLSLPDSVREQACVLFESAQSEGLFPGRSLEGFAAASVYATCRTQSNPRTIAEVTTVARASDDELTVAYDALNRELGLPTGPIDPTQYLPRYASKLDLGTAVERRAHEFASTLLQNGAIGGRNPSGVAAACLYKAAGEREEWPTVTQAAAGDVADVSPATIRSTVQTLREL; encoded by the coding sequence ATGGTGGACGCCGATTCAGCTGTTGTCTGTCCCGAATGTGGCGGCAGAGTACGAACGAGAGAAACTGAGACGATCTGTGAGGACTGCGGACTCGTCTCTGCGGAGGATTCGATCGACCGCGGCCCCGAGTGGCGGTCGTTCGACGAGGAGGAGACTGATCGTCGGCGGACTGGTGCTCCATTGACTCGCTCGAGACACGACCGCGGACTCTCGACGGAGATTGGCTACGGCTCCGGCTCGAACGCCGACTACCGATCTCGACTCACCGGTCGGAAACGACGCCAGATCACCCGGCTTCGCCGAGAACACAATCGCGCTCGAATCTCCTCGAAGGCCAAACGCAATCAGGTGTACGGGTTCTCCGAAATCCGACGGGTCAACGTCTCGCTGTCGCTTCCCGACTCGGTCAGAGAGCAGGCGTGTGTCCTGTTCGAGTCGGCCCAATCCGAGGGTCTCTTTCCGGGGCGGTCACTCGAGGGCTTTGCCGCCGCGTCGGTGTACGCGACCTGTCGAACGCAGTCGAATCCGCGAACGATCGCCGAGGTGACGACCGTTGCTCGCGCCAGCGACGACGAACTCACCGTCGCCTACGATGCGCTCAACCGCGAACTCGGTCTGCCCACCGGACCGATCGATCCGACACAATATCTCCCGCGGTACGCCTCGAAACTCGACCTCGGGACGGCCGTCGAGCGCCGCGCCCACGAGTTTGCGTCCACGTTACTGCAAAACGGGGCGATCGGTGGGCGCAACCCCAGCGGCGTCGCGGCAGCCTGTCTCTACAAGGCGGCCGGCGAACGCGAGGAGTGGCCGACGGTCACGCAGGCCGCCGCAGGCGACGTCGCCGACGTTTCGCCGGCGACGATTCGATCGACCGTACAAACGCTCCGAGAGCTGTGA
- a CDS encoding LAGLIDADG family homing endonuclease, which produces MAQAGNTELVDAFEQFFRNYYDNEIKQLAQRYPNEQRSLHIDWQDLYRYDPDLADDYLNQPEQLQRYAEEALRLYDLPIDVSLGQAHVRIRGLPETEAPEIREIRARDMNSLVQVHGIIRKATDVRPKIEEAAFECQLCGTLTRIPQSSGDFQEPHECQGCERQGPFKVNFDQSEFVDSQKLRMQESPEGLRGGETPQSLDVHIEDDITGEVTPGDHVSATGVLRLEQQGDQQEKSPVFDFYMEGMSVDVDEEQFEDMDITDEDKKAIYEISNQDDVYEQMVASIAPSIYGYEQEKLAMILQLFSGVTKQLPDGSRIRGDLHMLLIGDPGTGKCVRGDTKITLADGRDVPIRDLVESNLEDPKPIDDGWYDEIDLEVPSLQDDGSIAQQRATKVWKRDAPDQMYRVRTSSGRELEVTPSHPLFVQDNGQFKPVVADELAEGQFVAAPRSLSTEADDTLDIDYRQSKSRNAVQLDLPAEWTPSLARLIGYIVAEGYVEQRDDSTGYVSITNNDREVLDDAASALEKLGLNTTEREPHESKDARELLCSAGEFVSFLKTLEPRILRSSDEQRVPDCISRASADTKSEFLKAFIEGEGHVSESQREITAASMSRDLLENVRTLLLSVGIRSQLHERQNGSYRLRISGNEFETYVSEIGFITRRKQEAAAQHTGTAGNTNLDIIPNIGSELRQIRESLALAQADCGLPRSTYQHYERGSRNPSRESLRKVVTAFKNALPPEESQSEETAVADGGSVKTSISALEQFVEGEVCWERIESIETVQTDYDWVYDLEIEGTHNYISNGVISHNSQMIGYIKNIAPRAVYTSGKGSSSAGLTAAAVRDDFGDGQQWTLEAGALVLADRGIAAVDELDKMRCVTGDTLVHTYNGIKPVRELAHEAIADGSIEEYENGRTIRDVDVDVWTMAENGNVVKRDVLAIHEYDAPEELRRVELESGEQLTTTADHPFFILEDGERKERQAQHLHEGDWVYVPEKIPAEITDGGVSILPAYDAEPEVDHITAAHGAILGYIAGDGNIFYDRKGGSYGFRFTNKEEELLTDFEEACEVAFNTEAVRHPSEQRSDGVETVRVHGKQYVDDLLESGANLETYDGKRLPGTITNASRETKAAFVRALADSEGTVDERAVKIHSSSYELLLGTKMLLLEFGISSQIQTRNHDEKRDLFILAITSDQSLNAFERHIGFTLGRKQHALERACERTTGTRTILDVLPECGELFEQARGALRLHQSECGLESDATYCNFENGDANASLRLSKTILETFEERKAAAGDHHKELASETSWERLAELREQYHVSQRELAAEMSLSQQQLSARWGTDTDLRERVRNRLREQLTTPASVNLEPLRTLVENDVKWRRVKTVDSVDSREHTDTRVRVLEQQLADELGTSTVNSIRERARSLLETDEPAETWDELRGRLEAYGISFQQVANEMEVAGSTVSRWFSGAVEVNNFETVRSVCTALLNEKRQSISELLEEIERRDLPRVYDLTVEGTHNFIANGMVVHNSEDRSAMHEALEQQKISVSKAGINATLKSRCSLLGAANPKYGRFDHYEPISEQIDLEPALISRFDLIFTVTDEPDEEKDRNLAEHIINTNYAGELTTQQKEMNTMDVSSEEIEEMTEKVDPEIDADLLRKYIAYSKQNCHPRMTEVARNAIRDFYVDLRSKGTDDDAPIPVTARKLEALVRLSEASARVRLSDTVEESDANRVIEIVRSCLQDIGVDPETGEFDADIVEAGTSKSQRDRIKNLKQLISDIEEEYDDGAPVDIVMERAEEIGMDQSKAEHEIEKLKQKGEVYEPSMDNLRTT; this is translated from the coding sequence ACCGTTCAAGGTGAACTTCGACCAGTCGGAGTTCGTCGATTCCCAGAAGCTCCGGATGCAGGAGAGTCCCGAAGGCTTACGCGGCGGAGAAACCCCGCAGTCGCTCGACGTACACATCGAAGACGACATCACCGGCGAGGTCACCCCCGGCGACCACGTCTCCGCGACCGGCGTGTTGCGACTCGAGCAACAGGGCGACCAACAGGAGAAGTCGCCCGTCTTCGACTTCTACATGGAGGGGATGTCCGTCGACGTCGACGAAGAGCAGTTCGAGGACATGGACATCACCGACGAGGACAAGAAGGCGATCTACGAAATCTCCAACCAGGACGATGTCTACGAGCAGATGGTCGCCTCCATCGCGCCCTCGATCTACGGCTACGAACAGGAGAAACTCGCGATGATCTTGCAGTTGTTCTCGGGCGTGACGAAGCAGTTGCCCGACGGCTCGAGGATCCGCGGCGACCTGCATATGCTGCTTATCGGTGATCCGGGTACCGGTAAATGCGTCCGCGGAGATACGAAGATTACTCTTGCAGACGGGCGAGATGTTCCGATTCGCGATCTCGTCGAGTCAAATCTCGAGGACCCGAAACCGATCGACGACGGCTGGTACGATGAGATCGATCTCGAGGTCCCGTCACTGCAGGACGACGGATCCATCGCACAACAGCGGGCGACGAAAGTCTGGAAACGAGACGCACCCGATCAGATGTACCGGGTTCGGACCTCGAGCGGACGGGAACTCGAGGTGACGCCATCGCATCCGCTGTTCGTCCAAGATAACGGCCAATTTAAACCGGTTGTTGCAGACGAACTCGCTGAAGGGCAGTTTGTTGCTGCTCCTCGAAGCCTTTCGACGGAAGCAGACGACACACTCGATATTGATTACCGACAATCTAAATCACGAAATGCAGTTCAGCTTGATCTGCCCGCCGAATGGACACCGTCGCTAGCGCGATTGATCGGCTACATCGTTGCAGAGGGCTATGTCGAACAACGGGATGACAGCACAGGATACGTTTCGATTACGAACAACGATAGAGAAGTACTGGACGACGCGGCCAGCGCACTGGAGAAACTAGGGCTCAACACGACAGAGCGAGAACCTCACGAATCGAAGGACGCACGCGAACTACTCTGTTCAGCAGGAGAGTTCGTGAGCTTCCTCAAGACACTCGAGCCGCGTATTCTTCGCTCGTCTGATGAACAACGAGTCCCAGACTGCATTTCGAGGGCTTCTGCGGATACCAAATCAGAGTTCCTCAAAGCGTTCATCGAAGGAGAAGGTCACGTTTCGGAGTCCCAGCGGGAGATCACTGCCGCTTCGATGAGTCGAGACCTGCTTGAGAATGTGAGAACGTTGCTTCTCTCAGTCGGCATCCGTTCACAGCTTCACGAGCGACAGAACGGAAGCTACCGACTCAGAATAAGCGGAAACGAATTTGAGACGTACGTCTCCGAAATCGGGTTTATTACCCGTCGAAAGCAGGAGGCTGCAGCGCAGCATACTGGTACAGCTGGGAATACGAACCTCGATATTATCCCGAACATCGGCTCAGAACTCCGGCAAATTCGAGAGTCACTAGCACTTGCACAGGCTGATTGTGGGCTCCCTCGGTCGACGTATCAACACTACGAGCGCGGCTCGAGAAACCCGAGCCGAGAGAGCCTTCGGAAGGTCGTCACAGCTTTCAAAAACGCGCTACCGCCGGAGGAGAGCCAAAGCGAGGAGACTGCTGTAGCTGATGGTGGGTCGGTGAAAACGAGTATCTCTGCACTCGAGCAGTTCGTCGAAGGAGAGGTTTGCTGGGAACGCATCGAGAGTATCGAGACAGTCCAAACCGACTACGACTGGGTATACGACCTCGAGATCGAGGGCACTCACAACTACATCTCGAACGGGGTCATCTCTCACAACTCTCAGATGATCGGCTACATCAAGAATATCGCCCCCCGAGCCGTCTATACGTCTGGTAAAGGTTCCTCCTCGGCAGGTCTCACGGCCGCCGCAGTTCGCGACGACTTCGGCGATGGACAGCAGTGGACGCTCGAGGCTGGCGCATTAGTTCTCGCCGACCGAGGTATTGCAGCAGTAGACGAACTCGACAAGATGAGGTGTGTCACAGGGGACACACTAGTCCATACTTATAACGGAATCAAACCAGTTCGTGAACTCGCACACGAAGCGATAGCTGACGGTTCGATCGAAGAGTACGAGAACGGCCGGACGATCCGAGATGTCGACGTGGACGTATGGACCATGGCTGAGAACGGAAACGTGGTCAAACGTGACGTTCTCGCGATCCACGAGTACGACGCACCAGAAGAACTCCGGAGAGTCGAGTTAGAGAGTGGAGAACAGCTAACAACTACTGCAGACCATCCGTTCTTCATCTTGGAAGACGGAGAGCGTAAAGAACGTCAAGCACAGCATCTTCACGAAGGCGACTGGGTATATGTCCCTGAGAAGATTCCAGCGGAGATTACAGACGGCGGAGTCAGTATACTACCAGCCTACGATGCAGAACCAGAGGTCGATCACATAACTGCCGCTCACGGGGCGATTTTGGGCTATATCGCTGGTGACGGGAACATCTTCTACGATCGAAAGGGCGGTAGCTATGGGTTCCGCTTTACGAACAAAGAGGAAGAACTTCTAACCGACTTCGAAGAGGCCTGCGAGGTGGCGTTCAATACGGAAGCCGTCCGTCACCCCAGCGAGCAACGGAGTGACGGTGTCGAAACAGTCCGTGTCCACGGGAAACAGTACGTCGACGACCTTCTCGAGTCGGGAGCGAACCTCGAGACGTATGACGGAAAACGACTCCCCGGAACGATAACGAACGCATCCCGAGAGACGAAAGCGGCGTTTGTTCGTGCTCTCGCAGATTCCGAAGGAACCGTCGATGAACGAGCCGTCAAAATCCATTCCTCGAGCTATGAACTGCTCCTCGGAACGAAGATGCTCCTGCTCGAGTTTGGTATCTCGAGTCAGATCCAGACCCGGAATCACGATGAGAAGCGGGATTTATTCATTCTCGCCATTACGTCCGACCAATCACTCAACGCGTTCGAGCGACACATCGGATTTACTCTCGGCCGAAAGCAGCATGCTCTGGAACGGGCTTGCGAACGGACGACGGGCACCCGAACTATCTTAGACGTATTGCCCGAGTGCGGCGAGTTATTTGAACAGGCCCGCGGTGCACTCCGATTGCATCAATCCGAGTGCGGTCTCGAGAGCGATGCGACCTACTGCAACTTCGAAAACGGGGATGCAAACGCATCGCTCCGACTCTCGAAAACGATACTCGAAACGTTCGAGGAGCGAAAAGCGGCGGCCGGCGACCATCACAAAGAACTCGCTTCTGAGACATCTTGGGAGCGGCTTGCAGAACTTCGAGAGCAGTACCACGTCTCACAGCGAGAATTGGCCGCCGAAATGTCGCTTTCTCAGCAGCAGTTATCCGCTCGATGGGGAACTGATACCGACCTCCGAGAGCGAGTTCGGAACCGACTTCGTGAGCAACTTACAACGCCTGCTTCGGTCAATCTCGAGCCGCTCCGAACGCTGGTTGAGAACGATGTGAAATGGCGTCGCGTAAAGACAGTAGACTCGGTAGACTCCCGGGAACACACCGACACCAGAGTTCGGGTTCTTGAACAACAACTTGCTGACGAACTCGGTACCTCCACCGTCAATTCTATTCGAGAGCGAGCACGGTCCTTGCTCGAGACGGACGAACCGGCTGAAACGTGGGATGAACTCCGTGGCCGACTCGAAGCGTACGGAATTTCGTTCCAGCAAGTTGCCAATGAGATGGAGGTTGCAGGCTCGACGGTCTCACGGTGGTTCTCGGGTGCCGTTGAAGTCAACAACTTCGAAACTGTCCGATCTGTCTGCACAGCATTACTCAACGAGAAACGACAGAGTATCTCGGAACTTCTCGAGGAAATCGAACGTCGGGATCTGCCTCGCGTGTACGACCTCACCGTCGAAGGAACGCACAACTTCATCGCGAACGGAATGGTCGTCCACAACTCGGAAGACCGCAGTGCCATGCACGAGGCCTTAGAGCAACAGAAGATCTCGGTCTCCAAGGCAGGGATCAACGCGACGCTCAAGTCCCGCTGCTCACTTCTCGGCGCAGCGAACCCCAAGTACGGCCGCTTCGACCACTACGAGCCGATCAGCGAGCAGATCGACCTCGAGCCGGCGCTCATCTCCCGATTCGATCTGATCTTCACCGTCACTGACGAGCCAGACGAGGAAAAAGACCGAAATCTCGCCGAACACATCATCAACACCAACTACGCGGGCGAGTTGACGACCCAACAGAAGGAGATGAACACGATGGACGTCTCGAGCGAGGAGATCGAGGAGATGACCGAGAAGGTCGACCCCGAGATCGACGCCGACCTCCTGCGGAAGTACATCGCCTACTCGAAGCAGAACTGCCATCCGCGGATGACGGAGGTAGCCCGCAACGCGATCCGGGATTTCTACGTCGACCTGCGGTCGAAGGGGACCGACGACGACGCGCCGATCCCGGTGACGGCACGGAAACTCGAGGCGCTCGTCCGCCTCTCGGAGGCCAGTGCTCGCGTGCGGCTCTCGGATACGGTCGAAGAGTCGGACGCGAACCGCGTCATCGAGATCGTTCGCTCGTGTCTACAGGATATCGGGGTCGATCCCGAGACGGGCGAGTTCGACGCGGACATCGTCGAGGCGGGCACCTCGAAGTCCCAGCGGGATCGGATCAAGAACCTCAAACAGCTCATCAGCGACATCGAAGAGGAGTACGACGACGGGGCCCCGGTCGATATTGTCATGGAGCGGGCCGAAGAGATCGGGATGGATCAGTCCAAGGCCGAACACGAGATCGAGAAGCTCAAGCAGAAAGGCGAGGTCTACGAGCCGAGTATGGATAACCTGCGGACGACGTGA